The following are from one region of the Chloracidobacterium sp. genome:
- a CDS encoding copper-translocating P-type ATPase, with product MQKRSKNDEACERVDLPITGMTCAACASRIERTLNRQPGVKAASVNFATERATVTFDPAAIDAQKLIGSVRDAGYDVAAETEDGSVEESLEAAHAAEYAELKRKFIVAAVFSLPVLVIAMSHGTIEILDFRGVNWLQFVLTTPVVFYSGIQFYRGAWAAFRHRAADMNTLIAVGTGAAYIYSVFATAFPTFFVNGEHAAHVGEMVPVYYEAASVIIALILLGSMLEARAKGRTGDAIKKLIGLQPKIARVVRDGAELEIATGDVILGDIVIVRPGEKIPVDGIVTEGTSAVDESMLTGESMPVEKRTGDEVFGATMNKTGAFRFSATKVGRDTALQQIVKLVRDAQGSKPPIARLADKISGVFTPVVISIAVATFVIWFIAAPPEVRFTMALVNFVSVLIIACPCALGLATPTAIMVGTGKGAELGILIKGGDSLETAHKLDTIVLDKTGTITKGEPSLTDIVVADGLSDNELLRTAASAEKLSEHPLAAAIVTAALDRGIELIAPGRFLAIEGRGIEARVGDDELLLGNLRLMKERNIDTGGFAETAVSLAGEGKTAMYAAINGRPAGILAVADTVKPGSKEAIAELKRLGLEVAMMTGDNRATAEAMARQVGITTVLAEVLPAEKAGEIERLQREGRSVAMVGDGINDAPALARADVGIAIGTGTDVAIEASDITLIRGDLHGVARAIALSKATIRTVKQNLFWAFIYNVIGIPIAAGVLYPLFGLLLSPVIASAAMSLSSVSVVTNSLRLRNFDRRPGA from the coding sequence ATGCAGAAAAGATCTAAGAACGACGAGGCTTGCGAACGCGTCGACCTCCCGATCACCGGAATGACCTGCGCCGCATGCGCAAGCCGGATCGAACGAACGCTGAATCGACAGCCTGGCGTAAAGGCCGCCTCGGTAAACTTTGCCACCGAGCGTGCGACGGTCACTTTTGACCCTGCGGCAATCGACGCACAGAAACTGATCGGATCCGTTCGCGACGCAGGATACGACGTCGCGGCAGAGACCGAAGATGGCAGCGTCGAGGAAAGCCTCGAGGCCGCCCACGCGGCCGAGTACGCCGAATTGAAACGAAAGTTCATCGTTGCCGCTGTGTTTTCGTTGCCAGTGCTTGTGATCGCGATGTCACACGGTACGATCGAGATACTCGATTTTCGAGGCGTCAACTGGCTGCAGTTCGTATTGACGACACCGGTCGTATTTTACAGCGGCATCCAGTTTTATCGCGGAGCATGGGCGGCGTTTCGGCATCGTGCAGCCGATATGAACACACTGATCGCGGTCGGCACGGGTGCGGCATACATTTATTCCGTATTCGCGACAGCGTTCCCGACATTTTTTGTGAACGGAGAGCACGCCGCACACGTGGGCGAGATGGTGCCGGTTTATTACGAAGCTGCGAGCGTGATCATCGCATTGATATTGCTCGGCAGTATGTTGGAAGCACGTGCCAAAGGACGCACCGGCGACGCCATAAAGAAGCTCATCGGTCTGCAGCCAAAGATCGCACGCGTTGTCCGTGACGGCGCGGAGCTCGAGATCGCGACCGGTGACGTGATCCTGGGCGACATCGTCATCGTCCGGCCTGGAGAGAAGATCCCTGTTGACGGGATCGTTACCGAAGGCACATCCGCGGTGGATGAATCAATGCTGACTGGAGAGAGCATGCCGGTCGAGAAACGAACGGGCGACGAGGTCTTCGGAGCAACGATGAATAAGACCGGGGCATTCAGGTTCAGCGCGACCAAGGTCGGCAGGGATACAGCGTTGCAGCAGATCGTCAAGCTTGTCCGCGACGCCCAGGGCTCCAAACCGCCGATCGCCCGCCTCGCAGATAAGATCAGCGGAGTTTTCACACCCGTGGTCATCTCGATCGCGGTCGCGACATTCGTGATCTGGTTCATCGCGGCGCCGCCGGAGGTCAGGTTCACAATGGCATTGGTCAACTTCGTCTCGGTGCTTATCATCGCGTGCCCATGTGCATTGGGCCTTGCGACACCGACCGCGATCATGGTCGGTACAGGCAAGGGAGCGGAGCTCGGGATCCTCATAAAAGGAGGCGACAGCCTAGAGACGGCGCACAAGCTCGACACCATCGTGTTGGACAAGACCGGTACGATCACAAAGGGCGAGCCAAGCCTGACGGACATAGTTGTCGCGGACGGCCTTTCAGATAACGAATTACTCCGAACCGCAGCGTCAGCTGAGAAGCTGAGCGAGCACCCGCTTGCGGCCGCGATCGTAACTGCCGCCCTAGATAGGGGCATCGAACTTATCGCACCCGGGCGTTTCCTGGCGATCGAGGGACGCGGGATCGAGGCGCGTGTGGGTGATGACGAACTGCTGCTCGGCAATCTGCGGCTGATGAAAGAACGTAATATCGATACAGGCGGCTTTGCCGAAACCGCGGTCAGCCTGGCCGGCGAGGGAAAGACGGCGATGTACGCAGCGATAAACGGACGGCCCGCAGGCATCCTGGCCGTTGCCGACACAGTGAAGCCGGGATCGAAAGAAGCCATCGCGGAACTGAAGCGGCTCGGGCTCGAGGTCGCGATGATGACCGGCGACAACCGTGCTACGGCCGAAGCGATGGCACGCCAGGTTGGGATCACGACGGTCCTGGCTGAGGTGCTTCCGGCCGAAAAGGCAGGCGAGATCGAGCGGCTGCAGCGAGAAGGCAGATCGGTCGCGATGGTCGGCGACGGCATCAACGATGCACCCGCTCTAGCTCGGGCTGACGTGGGAATTGCGATCGGCACGGGAACGGACGTAGCGATCGAAGCGAGCGATATTACCTTGATCCGCGGTGATCTGCATGGGGTCGCACGTGCGATCGCATTATCAAAGGCGACCATCCGGACGGTGAAGCAGAATCTGTTCTGGGCCTTTATCTACAACGTCATCGGTATACCGATAGCGGCCGGGGTTCTGTACCCGTTATTCGGATTGCTGCTTTCGCCGGTGATCGCCAGTGCGGCAATGAGCCTATCGAGCGTTTCGGTGGTGACGAACAGTCTGAGGCTTCGTAATTTCGACCGCAGACCTGGAGCATGA
- a CDS encoding heavy-metal-associated domain-containing protein → MNSDINTKLTVPDIVCGGCANAIKNALGKVDGILKVDVDIEAKEVSVEHGEKVGRGQIIEALDQAGFPAA, encoded by the coding sequence ATGAATAGCGACATAAATACAAAACTGACAGTACCTGACATTGTATGCGGCGGATGCGCGAACGCGATCAAGAACGCCTTAGGCAAGGTAGACGGAATTCTAAAGGTCGACGTCGATATTGAAGCGAAAGAGGTCAGTGTTGAACACGGCGAGAAGGTCGGCCGCGGACAAATAATTGAAGCGCTCGACCAGGCCGGTTTTCCTGCGGCATGA
- a CDS encoding heavy metal-responsive transcriptional regulator translates to MNRSGFKHEDEIAVSSAGLKIGEVSRLSGVGIETIRFYERGGLLDRPARTYSGYRIYDGSVLERLDFIRKAQLLGFALQEIRELIDHKRKGENPCADVRSVVRSRLTELNARIEQMLAYRDELASALEDWEEKGETEGHVCGLIEGTEIEHGIDRSRHLIK, encoded by the coding sequence ATGAACAGAAGCGGTTTTAAGCACGAGGATGAAATAGCGGTTTCGAGTGCCGGCTTGAAAATAGGCGAGGTTTCACGACTGAGCGGAGTTGGGATCGAAACGATACGATTTTACGAGCGGGGCGGTCTGCTCGACCGTCCTGCACGGACTTACAGCGGCTATAGGATATATGACGGAAGCGTGCTCGAACGACTTGATTTTATCAGGAAAGCTCAATTGTTGGGGTTCGCACTCCAAGAGATCAGGGAATTGATCGATCACAAACGCAAAGGCGAAAACCCCTGTGCCGATGTTCGTTCGGTCGTCCGGAGCCGGCTCACGGAACTAAATGCACGAATCGAGCAAATGCTCGCGTACCGCGACGAACTCGCATCGGCGCTCGAAGATTGGGAGGAAAAAGGCGAAACGGAAGGACACGTTTGCGGTCTCATCGAAGGAACCGAGATCGAGCACGGTATCGATCGATCCAGGCACCTGATCAAATAA
- a CDS encoding DUF1877 family protein — translation MGSELHFQAIPENCRLLARARRDPRFGSFLESLSAFASIINDPSISKADDPVFSDFVNEARALVEENPWIEERSLRLGNNWNTIHLLLSEHGRTAGGNGQGNWVERAMKGGDEIHADAKTAAGHPIRYLSPPEVAEISNQISAILPDEIVRNWRPEVIEGAEINVPGAIKPGEQVHTLTTDLGKLQAFYSTVHKFGEGVLTLVL, via the coding sequence ATGGGATCAGAACTTCACTTTCAAGCGATACCAGAAAACTGCCGGCTGCTCGCACGGGCGCGTCGCGACCCTCGTTTTGGTTCGTTCCTCGAAAGTCTTAGCGCGTTTGCATCGATCATCAACGATCCATCGATAAGCAAGGCCGACGATCCGGTATTTTCGGATTTTGTCAATGAAGCGAGGGCTTTGGTCGAAGAAAACCCATGGATCGAAGAGCGAAGTCTTCGACTTGGAAACAATTGGAACACCATACATTTGCTCTTGAGCGAACACGGCCGAACCGCCGGCGGCAATGGTCAGGGCAATTGGGTAGAACGCGCGATGAAAGGCGGCGATGAGATACACGCCGACGCAAAAACTGCAGCGGGCCATCCGATCCGATATTTAAGCCCGCCCGAGGTCGCTGAAATATCAAATCAAATTTCGGCAATACTGCCCGATGAGATCGTTCGAAACTGGCGGCCCGAAGTGATCGAGGGCGCCGAGATCAACGTTCCAGGTGCGATAAAGCCCGGCGAACAGGTGCATACACTCACTACTGACCTTGGCAAATTGCAGGCGTTCTATTCTACGGTTCATAAATTCGGTGAAGGCGTTTTGACGCTTGTCCTTTAG
- a CDS encoding glucoamylase, whose amino-acid sequence MPFSFLLFASFGFGQTAAPGGPGKDAQWATAAKQGVGTSATAKSKVWFTLAQGVLTEVYYPDVTVANVHLLQFIVVNPKTKKVETEQDDAIHQIRVTRPDSLTFQQINTAKSGEWKITKTYVTDPSRDVVAIDIQFRRSNPNLVLYLYFDPSIGNSGMGDNVRGAGNKILAYEKDVYSALFVPTNIVSDFTVGFAGVNDGLDDLRKHGRFVDKRSGMNGGNLAATARMKSDDFMVSLGFGRTESEAWNNAEYLHPDDRKSRIFEEIQSTYEKGWADYVKTLPRVDAKYQAQFNMAAMQLKAHEDKANPGANIASMSVPWGGGANANEPNIGGYHLVWSRDLYQVFTAFMAIGDRAAAERALNFLFKVQQKPDGSFPQNSWLDGRPFWGSLQMDEVAYPLIMAYELKRFDKATWENHVKKAADFIVKNGPATPQERWEEEAGYSPSTIAAEIAGLVCAAEIARRNGDTASAELYLKTADEWEANIEKWTVTKTGPHSREPYYIRIAQNGKPDAGDKIELNNGAGFFDEREIVDAGFLELVRLGIRPADDPIIVNSLKVIDKVIKIDTPNGPAFYRYNNDGYGEMPDGRRWNWDGKYTGKGRLWVLLSGERGQYEIARCAAQLLESSAAERCYNRPKARLDHMLAFANEGLMIPEQVWDRKETPKNIDRQFIPDLKFGEGTGSATPLAWSMAQFIRLATNLKAGRNLDTPAAVYDRYILKKR is encoded by the coding sequence TTGCCTTTTTCTTTTTTACTTTTTGCTTCGTTCGGATTCGGACAAACGGCGGCACCGGGCGGCCCGGGCAAGGATGCCCAGTGGGCGACCGCCGCAAAGCAGGGCGTCGGCACTTCGGCGACTGCAAAGAGCAAGGTGTGGTTCACGCTCGCACAGGGCGTCCTGACCGAGGTCTATTACCCGGACGTCACCGTCGCAAACGTCCACCTGCTGCAGTTTATCGTCGTAAACCCAAAGACAAAAAAGGTCGAGACCGAGCAGGACGACGCCATCCACCAGATCCGCGTGACGCGTCCGGATTCACTCACGTTTCAGCAGATCAACACGGCGAAGTCCGGCGAGTGGAAGATAACTAAAACATATGTGACCGACCCGAGTCGGGACGTTGTCGCGATCGATATTCAGTTTAGAAGGAGCAATCCTAACTTGGTTCTGTACTTGTACTTTGACCCATCGATCGGAAATAGCGGAATGGGAGACAACGTTCGTGGTGCCGGTAATAAGATCCTGGCCTATGAGAAAGATGTTTACTCGGCGCTGTTCGTTCCGACCAATATTGTCTCAGATTTTACTGTTGGCTTTGCAGGTGTAAACGACGGGTTGGACGATCTCCGGAAACACGGACGATTTGTTGATAAGCGGAGCGGAATGAACGGCGGGAATTTAGCCGCAACAGCACGAATGAAGAGTGACGATTTTATGGTCTCACTCGGTTTTGGCAGAACGGAAAGTGAGGCTTGGAACAATGCTGAATACCTGCATCCAGATGACCGGAAAAGTCGGATTTTCGAGGAAATCCAAAGCACTTATGAAAAAGGCTGGGCGGATTATGTGAAGACGCTGCCGCGCGTCGATGCGAAGTATCAAGCGCAGTTCAATATGGCGGCGATGCAGCTAAAGGCGCATGAGGACAAGGCGAATCCGGGAGCTAACATTGCTTCGATGAGCGTGCCGTGGGGCGGCGGTGCGAATGCCAATGAACCGAACATCGGCGGCTATCACCTCGTCTGGTCCCGAGATCTTTATCAGGTCTTTACGGCATTTATGGCCATCGGCGACCGTGCGGCGGCCGAACGTGCGCTCAATTTTCTGTTCAAGGTTCAGCAGAAACCGGACGGCAGCTTCCCGCAGAATTCGTGGCTCGACGGGCGGCCATTCTGGGGCTCGCTGCAGATGGACGAGGTCGCCTATCCGCTGATAATGGCATATGAGCTGAAGCGGTTCGACAAGGCGACGTGGGAAAACCACGTGAAGAAGGCGGCCGATTTCATTGTTAAGAACGGCCCCGCGACGCCGCAGGAACGCTGGGAAGAAGAAGCGGGCTATTCGCCCTCGACCATCGCGGCGGAGATCGCGGGACTCGTTTGTGCGGCCGAGATCGCCCGGCGAAATGGCGACACTGCCTCGGCCGAACTTTATCTCAAGACCGCTGACGAATGGGAAGCGAATATCGAGAAATGGACGGTGACAAAGACGGGCCCGCATTCCAGGGAGCCCTATTACATCCGCATCGCGCAGAACGGCAAACCCGATGCCGGCGACAAGATCGAGCTGAACAACGGTGCCGGTTTCTTCGACGAACGTGAGATCGTCGATGCCGGTTTTCTCGAACTCGTCCGGCTCGGCATCCGCCCGGCCGACGATCCGATCATTGTCAATTCTCTTAAGGTCATCGACAAAGTCATCAAGATCGATACGCCGAACGGCCCCGCATTTTACCGCTATAACAACGACGGCTACGGCGAGATGCCAGACGGCCGCCGTTGGAACTGGGACGGGAAATACACAGGCAAAGGCAGGTTGTGGGTGTTGCTTTCAGGCGAACGCGGGCAGTATGAGATAGCCCGATGTGCAGCTCAGTTACTTGAATCGTCGGCGGCTGAGCGTTGTTACAATAGGCCAAAAGCGCGTCTAGACCACATGCTCGCCTTTGCGAATGAGGGATTGATGATCCCCGAACAGGTGTGGGATCGTAAAGAAACGCCTAAGAATATTGATCGTCAGTTCATTCCCGACTTGAAATTTGGCGAAGGGACGGGGTCGGCGACGCCACTGGCGTGGTCGATGGCCCAATTCATCAGGCTCGCGACGAACCTGAAAGCGGGCCGAAATCTCGACACACCGGCTGCCGTCTACGATCGTTATATCCTCAAAAAACGATAG
- a CDS encoding alpha-amylase produces the protein MRRRSPIVKLAFRRALRLCVSAVVLSITIAAQQPARDFSKESARASQDWIKDAVIYQIFPRQYSATGDFNGITKDLDRLKTLGVDVLWLMPIHPIGEAKKKGTIGSPYAVKDFYAVNPDYGTPDDLKRLVAESHRRGVKVIIDIVANHTAWDSVMMKNPAFYTRNDKGEIIPPVADWADVADLNYDNPELRKYIIDMLKFWVRDYGLDGFRCDVAGFIPTDFWETARAEVDKVKADTLWLAEWESPDLHPKAFNLDYSWAMHATLDKVLHGQMPAYELRKVWEDQAAKFPKGSLRMRFSDNHDERRAIARFGEKGALAAQALVFTLDGVPLVYNGMEAGDTTESGAPALFEKRPIFWQFAERRPEIVKFYPAMIALRKSSNALRRGDLVWLRNSDESRVVTFARRAGNEEIVVAINMSSTPFVGTVEASGSFEEVTPNAGTRRVALPSISLDGHGFRLFRRR, from the coding sequence ATGAGAAGAAGATCGCCGATCGTTAAACTCGCTTTCAGAAGAGCTCTGCGTCTCTGCGTCTCTGCGGTTGTTTTAAGCATAACGATCGCGGCGCAGCAGCCGGCGAGGGATTTTTCGAAGGAGTCGGCGAGGGCATCGCAGGATTGGATCAAAGACGCGGTGATCTATCAGATCTTCCCGCGGCAATATTCTGCTACCGGCGATTTCAACGGCATCACAAAAGACCTTGACCGGCTGAAGACGCTTGGCGTCGATGTGCTCTGGCTGATGCCGATACATCCGATCGGCGAGGCGAAGAAGAAGGGCACGATCGGCTCGCCTTATGCTGTGAAGGATTTCTACGCGGTCAATCCGGATTACGGCACGCCCGACGACCTGAAACGCCTTGTCGCCGAGTCGCACCGCCGCGGGGTGAAGGTCATCATCGACATCGTCGCCAACCACACGGCGTGGGACAGCGTGATGATGAAGAACCCGGCGTTTTACACTCGCAATGACAAGGGCGAGATAATTCCGCCGGTCGCTGACTGGGCAGATGTCGCCGACCTCAATTACGACAATCCCGAGCTTCGCAAGTACATTATCGATATGCTGAAGTTCTGGGTCAGGGATTACGGCCTGGACGGTTTCCGCTGCGACGTCGCCGGATTCATCCCGACCGATTTCTGGGAAACGGCACGTGCCGAGGTCGACAAGGTAAAGGCCGACACTCTGTGGCTGGCCGAATGGGAATCGCCCGACCTGCACCCTAAGGCGTTCAATCTGGACTACTCGTGGGCGATGCACGCAACGCTTGATAAGGTGCTTCACGGGCAGATGCCGGCGTATGAGCTGAGGAAAGTGTGGGAAGATCAGGCGGCGAAATTTCCGAAGGGAAGCTTGCGAATGCGTTTTTCCGATAATCACGACGAGCGACGTGCGATCGCCCGTTTTGGCGAAAAGGGCGCCCTTGCCGCACAGGCCCTCGTCTTTACGCTCGACGGCGTGCCTCTCGTCTATAACGGAATGGAAGCCGGCGACACGACCGAATCCGGAGCTCCGGCGTTATTCGAAAAACGTCCGATCTTTTGGCAATTTGCCGAGCGTCGGCCCGAGATCGTCAAGTTTTATCCGGCGATGATAGCACTCCGAAAATCGTCGAATGCACTTAGACGCGGCGACCTTGTGTGGCTGCGGAACTCGGACGAATCCCGCGTCGTGACATTTGCCCGCCGTGCCGGGAATGAAGAGATCGTGGTCGCAATTAATATGTCGAGCACGCCCTTTGTCGGCACGGTCGAGGCAAGCGGCAGCTTTGAAGAGGTGACGCCGAATGCGGGCACACGGCGTGTTGCATTGCCGTCGATAAGCCTCGACGGCCATGGGTTCAGACTGTTTCGCAGGAGGTGA
- a CDS encoding MFS transporter, whose translation MSFGFLGIQFGWGLQMANMSPIYKYLGADEANLPYLWLAGPLTGLLVQPIVGAMSDRTWTRLGRRRPFFLVGAIIASICLVLMPNSSALWMAAGLLWIMDASINITMEPFRAFVGDKLAEEQRTLGFVMQSFFIGIGSTLANALPYILTWVGVVGIMQSGIPYSTLIAFIVGAAAFLGAVLWTVYTTDEFPPDDIEAFRKKNAEGSIVGNIFKEISEAVRDMPTTMKQLAVVQFFTWFALPFMWQFYGITVARHVFGAADESSAAFKEGTEWGGVCFAVYNFVCFLVAFGIPPLANKIGRKGVHIVCLTLGGLGLISTYFAANPYFLWVGMAGVGIAWASILSMPYVILAGAIKPERMGVYMGVFNLFIVIPQSLQGIIFGPILRGFSGKTTELRPLEIGDGFVSTLYNVWIFLFTHFNWVFEQIGLILLSPIYQSIFGDDLSKVSLFAVMLGGVSLVVAALCVVIVKDVAATGVKATATGGH comes from the coding sequence ATGAGTTTCGGATTTCTCGGCATTCAATTCGGCTGGGGACTGCAGATGGCGAACATGTCGCCGATCTACAAATACCTCGGCGCGGATGAGGCGAATTTGCCGTATCTATGGCTGGCCGGGCCGCTGACCGGATTGCTTGTTCAGCCGATCGTCGGAGCGATGAGCGACCGCACCTGGACGCGGCTCGGGCGGCGGCGGCCGTTCTTTCTCGTCGGTGCGATCATTGCCAGCATCTGTCTGGTGCTGATGCCGAACTCGAGCGCACTCTGGATGGCGGCCGGACTGCTCTGGATAATGGACGCTTCGATCAATATCACGATGGAACCGTTCCGCGCGTTCGTCGGCGACAAACTTGCTGAAGAACAGCGGACGCTCGGTTTCGTAATGCAGTCGTTCTTCATCGGCATTGGCTCGACACTCGCGAACGCACTGCCGTACATCCTTACCTGGGTTGGCGTTGTCGGCATTATGCAGAGTGGTATTCCGTATTCAACGCTCATCGCCTTCATCGTCGGTGCGGCGGCGTTTCTCGGTGCGGTCTTGTGGACTGTCTACACGACCGATGAGTTTCCCCCCGATGACATCGAGGCGTTTCGAAAGAAGAATGCTGAAGGGAGCATAGTCGGCAACATTTTCAAAGAGATCTCCGAGGCCGTTCGCGACATGCCGACGACGATGAAGCAGCTGGCGGTCGTCCAGTTCTTCACGTGGTTCGCATTGCCTTTTATGTGGCAGTTTTACGGCATTACGGTCGCCCGTCACGTTTTCGGAGCAGCCGATGAATCATCCGCTGCGTTCAAGGAGGGCACGGAATGGGGCGGGGTCTGCTTTGCGGTATATAACTTTGTCTGTTTTCTCGTCGCGTTCGGCATCCCGCCGCTTGCGAACAAGATCGGACGTAAGGGCGTGCATATCGTTTGTCTGACGCTCGGCGGCCTGGGGCTTATTTCGACCTATTTCGCGGCAAATCCATATTTCTTATGGGTTGGCATGGCAGGCGTCGGTATCGCGTGGGCGTCGATACTCTCAATGCCCTACGTGATATTAGCCGGTGCTATCAAGCCCGAACGCATGGGCGTTTACATGGGCGTATTCAATCTCTTCATCGTGATTCCACAAAGTTTGCAAGGTATCATTTTTGGCCCAATCCTCCGAGGGTTTTCCGGAAAAACCACAGAGCTGAGACCTCTTGAAATCGGTGATGGATTCGTGTCGACCCTGTACAACGTCTGGATATTTCTCTTCACCCATTTCAATTGGGTGTTCGAGCAAATCGGTTTAATTTTGCTCAGTCCCATATATCAGAGCATATTCGGTGACGATCTAAGCAAAGTATCGTTGTTTGCCGTGATGCTTGGGGGCGTATCGCTCGTCGTTGCAGCACTTTGTGTCGTTATCGTAAAGGACGTTGCGGCTACAGGTGTAAAGGCAACAGCCACGGGTGGGCATTGA
- a CDS encoding cyclomaltodextrinase N-terminal domain-containing protein: MTITLRNQIGSFLFACFAAVLIAGQAPGVEKIDPPSWWVGSTIDPVRVLIKGRNLAGARIESATPGITASNFMTSANGNYLFADLRLAETVRPGNYQLRVVTSGGSVNAPFEVFTPQPRLGNYNGFMPDDVIYFVFTDRFADGDPTNNDPQKSKGLYDRKKGRHYHGGDLQGIIEKLAYIRSLGATAIWTTPVYDNADREDTLETYPPEMPTTTGFHGYGAVDFYGVDEHLGDMAKLREFVRKAHQAGFVVLQDQVVNHTGPYHPWANDPPTPNWFNGTVDKHESNNWQKWTAMNPRATFQTQRRNIDGWFIDILPDLNQTNPEVEKYLIQNSLWWIAQVGFDSIRMDTLPHVPRSFWSKWGSAVHREFPKVNILGELFDSDPVLLSYFQKGRRGHDGIDPEIDTLYDFGLFYPIRNAFAQGKPIREIHQMFARDWLYPKPNVLVTFLGVHDMPRFMNEPGATTTGLKLAQTLIMTSRGTPLLYYGDEIAMPGGADPDNRRDFPGGFPGDVRNAFTSAGRTADENDVWNHLAKLGSLRKAIEPLRRGRSLDLFDAEQQYAYARLTDKEAAVVIFNNDTIPAEVVFDISFISKQIATDATLRDALGSLSDLKVNDGKVKATIPARSAGIYVVK, encoded by the coding sequence ATGACAATTACTCTTCGAAATCAGATCGGTTCGTTTTTATTTGCTTGCTTTGCGGCTGTCCTCATAGCCGGCCAGGCTCCGGGAGTCGAAAAGATCGATCCGCCGAGTTGGTGGGTCGGGAGCACCATCGACCCGGTTCGTGTTCTGATCAAGGGCAGGAATCTCGCCGGTGCAAGGATCGAATCGGCAACGCCGGGCATCACAGCTTCGAACTTCATGACGAGCGCGAACGGAAATTATCTGTTCGCTGATCTGCGGCTGGCTGAGACCGTTAGGCCCGGCAATTATCAGCTTCGTGTCGTCACCTCGGGCGGGAGCGTTAATGCGCCTTTCGAGGTTTTCACGCCGCAGCCGCGCCTCGGTAACTACAATGGCTTCATGCCGGACGATGTGATCTACTTCGTTTTTACCGACCGCTTCGCCGATGGCGACCCGACGAACAACGATCCGCAAAAGTCGAAAGGGCTTTATGACCGAAAGAAGGGCCGCCATTATCACGGCGGAGATCTGCAGGGAATAATCGAGAAGCTCGCATATATCAGATCGCTCGGTGCGACCGCGATCTGGACGACGCCCGTTTACGACAACGCCGACCGGGAAGATACGCTTGAAACTTACCCGCCGGAAATGCCCACGACCACCGGTTTTCACGGCTATGGTGCGGTCGACTTCTACGGCGTCGACGAGCATTTGGGCGATATGGCAAAGCTCCGTGAATTCGTTCGAAAAGCGCATCAGGCCGGCTTTGTTGTGCTGCAGGATCAGGTGGTCAATCACACCGGCCCTTATCATCCGTGGGCGAACGACCCGCCGACCCCGAATTGGTTCAACGGCACGGTCGATAAACACGAATCCAATAACTGGCAGAAATGGACCGCGATGAACCCGCGTGCGACCTTTCAAACGCAGCGGCGGAATATCGACGGCTGGTTCATCGACATCCTGCCCGATCTCAATCAGACCAACCCCGAGGTCGAGAAATATCTGATCCAGAATTCGCTCTGGTGGATCGCCCAGGTTGGTTTTGATTCCATCCGGATGGACACGCTGCCACACGTGCCGCGTTCGTTTTGGTCGAAATGGGGCTCGGCCGTACATCGCGAGTTTCCCAAGGTCAATATCCTAGGCGAGCTTTTTGATAGCGATCCGGTACTCCTGTCGTATTTTCAAAAAGGCCGGCGCGGCCATGACGGTATCGATCCCGAGATCGATACACTCTACGATTTTGGACTTTTTTATCCGATCAGAAATGCGTTCGCCCAGGGCAAGCCGATCCGCGAGATCCACCAGATGTTCGCCCGCGACTGGCTTTATCCGAAGCCAAACGTGCTCGTGACGTTTCTTGGCGTTCACGATATGCCGCGGTTCATGAACGAGCCGGGAGCAACGACGACCGGATTGAAACTCGCCCAGACACTGATAATGACGTCTCGCGGAACTCCGCTCTTGTATTATGGCGATGAGATAGCTATGCCGGGCGGAGCCGATCCCGACAATCGGCGTGACTTTCCCGGTGGTTTTCCGGGCGATGTTCGTAACGCCTTCACATCGGCGGGACGCACCGCCGATGAGAACGACGTTTGGAACCACCTTGCGAAATTGGGTTCGCTCCGAAAAGCGATCGAACCGCTCCGACGCGGCCGTTCCCTAGATCTTTTCGACGCCGAGCAGCAATATGCTTATGCACGCCTCACTGATAAAGAGGCCGCCGTCGTGATATTCAACAACGATACAATACCGGCTGAGGTGGTCTTTGACATCTCGTTCATCAGCAAGCAGATCGCGACCGATGCCACGCTGCGGGACGCTCTCGGTTCTCTCAGCGATCTCAAGGTGAATGACGGCAAGGTCAAGGCCACGATCCCGGCCCGCTCGGCGGGTATATATGTGGTCAAGTAG